The Osmerus eperlanus chromosome 15, fOsmEpe2.1, whole genome shotgun sequence genome includes a window with the following:
- the tfap2a gene encoding transcription factor AP-2-alpha isoform X3 → MKMLWKLTDNIKYEDCEDRHDGTSNGTARLPQLGSVGQSPYTSAPPLSHTPNSDFQPPYFPPPYQPIYPQSQDPYSHVNDPYSLNSLHAQPQPQHPGWPGQRQSQESSLLHQHRGLPHQLCREYRREVLLPSGHGIETGLSDSIPIHGIPHSLEDVQVIQHFLHVEDQGIHIPDQTVIKKGPVSLSKNNNVSAIPINKDGLFGGVVNPNEVFCSVPGRLSLLSSTSKYKVTVAEVQRRLSPPECLNASLLGGVLRRAKSKNGGRSLREKLDKIGLNLPAGRRKAANVTLLTSLVEGEAVHLARDFGYVCETEFPSKAVAEYVNRQHSDPNEQVQRKNMLLATKQICKEFTDLLSQDRSPLGNSRPQPILEPGIQSCLTHFSLISHGFGTPAMCAALTALQNYLTEAIKAMDKMYLNNNPNSHSESVTKGGDKDEKHRK, encoded by the exons ATGAAAATGCTTTGGAAATTAACTGATAATATTAAATATGAAGACTGCGAG GATCGTCACGACGGTACCAGCAACGGGACAGCGAGACTACCTCAGTTGGGGAGCGTGGGCCAGTCCCCGTACACAAGCGCCCCTCCGCTCTCCCACACCCCGAACTCCGACTTCCAGCCACCGTACTTTCCACCGCCCTACCAGCCCATCTATCCCCAGTCTCAGGACCCATATTCGCACGTCAACGACCCGTACTCTCTAAACTCCCTGCACGCCCAGCCGCAGCCGCAGCACCCGGGCTGGCCCGGGCAGAGGCAGAGCCAGGAGAGCAGCCTGCTCCACCAGCACCGGGGCTTACCGCACCAGCTCTGTCGGGAGTACCGCAGAGAGGTTCTCCTACCGTCGGGCCACGGGATCGAAACGGGACTCTCAGATTCTATCCCAATCCATGGAATACCTCACTCCTTAGAAGACGTTCAGGTAATCCAACACTTTTTG CATGTTGAGGACCAAGGAATTCACATCCCGGACCAGACTGTCATTAAGAAAG GTCCAGTTTCCTTATCCAAGAACAACAATGTCTCAGCCATCCCAATAAACAAAGACGGTCTTTTCGGCGGCGTGGTGAACCCCAACGAGGTGTTCTGTTCGGTTCCGGGTCGCCTGTCCCTGCTCAGCTCCACTTCAAAGTACAAGGTCACCGTAGCGGAAGTGCAGAGACGCCTCTCTCCGCCCGAGTGCCTGAACGCGTCTCTGCTGGGCGGAGTGCTGAGAAG GGCAAAATCTAAGAACGGTGGACGGTCCCTTAGAGAGAAATTGGATAAAATCGGTTTGAATCTTCCTGCCGGTCGACGCAAGGCAGCCAACGTCACGCTGCTGACATCACTGGTGGAAG GCGAAGCTGTTCATCTTGCCAGGGATTTTGGTTACGTATGCGAGACAGAGTTCCCTTCCAAGGCAGTGGCGGAATATGTTAACCGTCAGCATTCCGACCCAAACGAACAAGTCCAAAGAAAAAACATGCTATTGGCAACTAA GCAAATCTGCAAAGAATTCACAGACCTGCTTTCCCAGGACCGCTCGCCGTTGGGGAATTCTCGACCACAACCTATTCTTGAGCCGGGGATTCAGAGTTGTTTGACCCACTTTAGTCTAATTTCTCACGGATTCGGGACCCCGGCTATGTGCGCGGCCCTCACCGCCCTCCAGAACTATCTGACCGAGGCGATTAAAGCCATGGACAAAATGTACCTTAACAATAACCCCAACAGTCACTCAGAGAGCGTCACTAAAGGCGGAGACAAAGACGAGAAGCACAGAAAATGA
- the tfap2a gene encoding transcription factor AP-2-alpha isoform X5, whose protein sequence is MSVMGKMGDWQDRHDGTSNGTARLPQLGSVGQSPYTSAPPLSHTPNSDFQPPYFPPPYQPIYPQSQDPYSHVNDPYSLNSLHAQPQPQHPGWPGQRQSQESSLLHQHRGLPHQLCREYRREVLLPSGHGIETGLSDSIPIHGIPHSLEDVQVIQHFLHVEDQGIHIPDQTVIKKGPVSLSKNNNVSAIPINKDGLFGGVVNPNEVFCSVPGRLSLLSSTSKYKVTVAEVQRRLSPPECLNASLLGGVLRRAKSKNGGRSLREKLDKIGLNLPAGRRKAANVTLLTSLVEGEAVHLARDFGYVCETEFPSKAVAEYVNRQHSDPNEQVQRKNMLLATKQICKEFTDLLSQDRSPLGNSRPQPILEPGIQSCLTHFSLISHGFGTPAMCAALTALQNYLTEAIKAMDKMYLNNNPNSHSESVTKGGDKDEKHRK, encoded by the exons ATGTCAGTCATGGGCAAGATGGGGGATTGGCAG GATCGTCACGACGGTACCAGCAACGGGACAGCGAGACTACCTCAGTTGGGGAGCGTGGGCCAGTCCCCGTACACAAGCGCCCCTCCGCTCTCCCACACCCCGAACTCCGACTTCCAGCCACCGTACTTTCCACCGCCCTACCAGCCCATCTATCCCCAGTCTCAGGACCCATATTCGCACGTCAACGACCCGTACTCTCTAAACTCCCTGCACGCCCAGCCGCAGCCGCAGCACCCGGGCTGGCCCGGGCAGAGGCAGAGCCAGGAGAGCAGCCTGCTCCACCAGCACCGGGGCTTACCGCACCAGCTCTGTCGGGAGTACCGCAGAGAGGTTCTCCTACCGTCGGGCCACGGGATCGAAACGGGACTCTCAGATTCTATCCCAATCCATGGAATACCTCACTCCTTAGAAGACGTTCAGGTAATCCAACACTTTTTG CATGTTGAGGACCAAGGAATTCACATCCCGGACCAGACTGTCATTAAGAAAG GTCCAGTTTCCTTATCCAAGAACAACAATGTCTCAGCCATCCCAATAAACAAAGACGGTCTTTTCGGCGGCGTGGTGAACCCCAACGAGGTGTTCTGTTCGGTTCCGGGTCGCCTGTCCCTGCTCAGCTCCACTTCAAAGTACAAGGTCACCGTAGCGGAAGTGCAGAGACGCCTCTCTCCGCCCGAGTGCCTGAACGCGTCTCTGCTGGGCGGAGTGCTGAGAAG GGCAAAATCTAAGAACGGTGGACGGTCCCTTAGAGAGAAATTGGATAAAATCGGTTTGAATCTTCCTGCCGGTCGACGCAAGGCAGCCAACGTCACGCTGCTGACATCACTGGTGGAAG GCGAAGCTGTTCATCTTGCCAGGGATTTTGGTTACGTATGCGAGACAGAGTTCCCTTCCAAGGCAGTGGCGGAATATGTTAACCGTCAGCATTCCGACCCAAACGAACAAGTCCAAAGAAAAAACATGCTATTGGCAACTAA GCAAATCTGCAAAGAATTCACAGACCTGCTTTCCCAGGACCGCTCGCCGTTGGGGAATTCTCGACCACAACCTATTCTTGAGCCGGGGATTCAGAGTTGTTTGACCCACTTTAGTCTAATTTCTCACGGATTCGGGACCCCGGCTATGTGCGCGGCCCTCACCGCCCTCCAGAACTATCTGACCGAGGCGATTAAAGCCATGGACAAAATGTACCTTAACAATAACCCCAACAGTCACTCAGAGAGCGTCACTAAAGGCGGAGACAAAGACGAGAAGCACAGAAAATGA
- the tfap2a gene encoding transcription factor AP-2-alpha isoform X7, with the protein MSVMGKMGDWQDRHDGTSNGTARLPQLGSVGQSPYTSAPPLSHTPNSDFQPPYFPPPYQPIYPQSQDPYSHVNDPYSLNSLHAQPQPQHPGWPGQRQSQESSLLHQHRGLPHQLCREYRREVLLPSGHGIETGLSDSIPIHGIPHSLEDVQHVEDQGIHIPDQTVIKKGPVSLSKNNNVSAIPINKDGLFGGVVNPNEVFCSVPGRLSLLSSTSKYKVTVAEVQRRLSPPECLNASLLGGVLRRAKSKNGGRSLREKLDKIGLNLPAGRRKAANVTLLTSLVEGEAVHLARDFGYVCETEFPSKAVAEYVNRQHSDPNEQVQRKNMLLATKQICKEFTDLLSQDRSPLGNSRPQPILEPGIQSCLTHFSLISHGFGTPAMCAALTALQNYLTEAIKAMDKMYLNNNPNSHSESVTKGGDKDEKHRK; encoded by the exons ATGTCAGTCATGGGCAAGATGGGGGATTGGCAG GATCGTCACGACGGTACCAGCAACGGGACAGCGAGACTACCTCAGTTGGGGAGCGTGGGCCAGTCCCCGTACACAAGCGCCCCTCCGCTCTCCCACACCCCGAACTCCGACTTCCAGCCACCGTACTTTCCACCGCCCTACCAGCCCATCTATCCCCAGTCTCAGGACCCATATTCGCACGTCAACGACCCGTACTCTCTAAACTCCCTGCACGCCCAGCCGCAGCCGCAGCACCCGGGCTGGCCCGGGCAGAGGCAGAGCCAGGAGAGCAGCCTGCTCCACCAGCACCGGGGCTTACCGCACCAGCTCTGTCGGGAGTACCGCAGAGAGGTTCTCCTACCGTCGGGCCACGGGATCGAAACGGGACTCTCAGATTCTATCCCAATCCATGGAATACCTCACTCCTTAGAAGACGTTCAG CATGTTGAGGACCAAGGAATTCACATCCCGGACCAGACTGTCATTAAGAAAG GTCCAGTTTCCTTATCCAAGAACAACAATGTCTCAGCCATCCCAATAAACAAAGACGGTCTTTTCGGCGGCGTGGTGAACCCCAACGAGGTGTTCTGTTCGGTTCCGGGTCGCCTGTCCCTGCTCAGCTCCACTTCAAAGTACAAGGTCACCGTAGCGGAAGTGCAGAGACGCCTCTCTCCGCCCGAGTGCCTGAACGCGTCTCTGCTGGGCGGAGTGCTGAGAAG GGCAAAATCTAAGAACGGTGGACGGTCCCTTAGAGAGAAATTGGATAAAATCGGTTTGAATCTTCCTGCCGGTCGACGCAAGGCAGCCAACGTCACGCTGCTGACATCACTGGTGGAAG GCGAAGCTGTTCATCTTGCCAGGGATTTTGGTTACGTATGCGAGACAGAGTTCCCTTCCAAGGCAGTGGCGGAATATGTTAACCGTCAGCATTCCGACCCAAACGAACAAGTCCAAAGAAAAAACATGCTATTGGCAACTAA GCAAATCTGCAAAGAATTCACAGACCTGCTTTCCCAGGACCGCTCGCCGTTGGGGAATTCTCGACCACAACCTATTCTTGAGCCGGGGATTCAGAGTTGTTTGACCCACTTTAGTCTAATTTCTCACGGATTCGGGACCCCGGCTATGTGCGCGGCCCTCACCGCCCTCCAGAACTATCTGACCGAGGCGATTAAAGCCATGGACAAAATGTACCTTAACAATAACCCCAACAGTCACTCAGAGAGCGTCACTAAAGGCGGAGACAAAGACGAGAAGCACAGAAAATGA
- the tfap2a gene encoding transcription factor AP-2-alpha isoform X4 encodes MKMLWKLTDNIKYEDCEDRHDGTSNGTARLPQLGSVGQSPYTSAPPLSHTPNSDFQPPYFPPPYQPIYPQSQDPYSHVNDPYSLNSLHAQPQPQHPGWPGQRQSQESSLLHQHRGLPHQLCREYRREVLLPSGHGIETGLSDSIPIHGIPHSLEDVQHVEDQGIHIPDQTVIKKGPVSLSKNNNVSAIPINKDGLFGGVVNPNEVFCSVPGRLSLLSSTSKYKVTVAEVQRRLSPPECLNASLLGGVLRRAKSKNGGRSLREKLDKIGLNLPAGRRKAANVTLLTSLVEGEAVHLARDFGYVCETEFPSKAVAEYVNRQHSDPNEQVQRKNMLLATKQICKEFTDLLSQDRSPLGNSRPQPILEPGIQSCLTHFSLISHGFGTPAMCAALTALQNYLTEAIKAMDKMYLNNNPNSHSESVTKGGDKDEKHRK; translated from the exons ATGAAAATGCTTTGGAAATTAACTGATAATATTAAATATGAAGACTGCGAG GATCGTCACGACGGTACCAGCAACGGGACAGCGAGACTACCTCAGTTGGGGAGCGTGGGCCAGTCCCCGTACACAAGCGCCCCTCCGCTCTCCCACACCCCGAACTCCGACTTCCAGCCACCGTACTTTCCACCGCCCTACCAGCCCATCTATCCCCAGTCTCAGGACCCATATTCGCACGTCAACGACCCGTACTCTCTAAACTCCCTGCACGCCCAGCCGCAGCCGCAGCACCCGGGCTGGCCCGGGCAGAGGCAGAGCCAGGAGAGCAGCCTGCTCCACCAGCACCGGGGCTTACCGCACCAGCTCTGTCGGGAGTACCGCAGAGAGGTTCTCCTACCGTCGGGCCACGGGATCGAAACGGGACTCTCAGATTCTATCCCAATCCATGGAATACCTCACTCCTTAGAAGACGTTCAG CATGTTGAGGACCAAGGAATTCACATCCCGGACCAGACTGTCATTAAGAAAG GTCCAGTTTCCTTATCCAAGAACAACAATGTCTCAGCCATCCCAATAAACAAAGACGGTCTTTTCGGCGGCGTGGTGAACCCCAACGAGGTGTTCTGTTCGGTTCCGGGTCGCCTGTCCCTGCTCAGCTCCACTTCAAAGTACAAGGTCACCGTAGCGGAAGTGCAGAGACGCCTCTCTCCGCCCGAGTGCCTGAACGCGTCTCTGCTGGGCGGAGTGCTGAGAAG GGCAAAATCTAAGAACGGTGGACGGTCCCTTAGAGAGAAATTGGATAAAATCGGTTTGAATCTTCCTGCCGGTCGACGCAAGGCAGCCAACGTCACGCTGCTGACATCACTGGTGGAAG GCGAAGCTGTTCATCTTGCCAGGGATTTTGGTTACGTATGCGAGACAGAGTTCCCTTCCAAGGCAGTGGCGGAATATGTTAACCGTCAGCATTCCGACCCAAACGAACAAGTCCAAAGAAAAAACATGCTATTGGCAACTAA GCAAATCTGCAAAGAATTCACAGACCTGCTTTCCCAGGACCGCTCGCCGTTGGGGAATTCTCGACCACAACCTATTCTTGAGCCGGGGATTCAGAGTTGTTTGACCCACTTTAGTCTAATTTCTCACGGATTCGGGACCCCGGCTATGTGCGCGGCCCTCACCGCCCTCCAGAACTATCTGACCGAGGCGATTAAAGCCATGGACAAAATGTACCTTAACAATAACCCCAACAGTCACTCAGAGAGCGTCACTAAAGGCGGAGACAAAGACGAGAAGCACAGAAAATGA
- the tfap2a gene encoding transcription factor AP-2-alpha isoform X1 encodes MERQKSESDGDNKGTGRADSPVNSKNVPALMPSAAAGFSHESEDRHDGTSNGTARLPQLGSVGQSPYTSAPPLSHTPNSDFQPPYFPPPYQPIYPQSQDPYSHVNDPYSLNSLHAQPQPQHPGWPGQRQSQESSLLHQHRGLPHQLCREYRREVLLPSGHGIETGLSDSIPIHGIPHSLEDVQVIQHFLHVEDQGIHIPDQTVIKKGPVSLSKNNNVSAIPINKDGLFGGVVNPNEVFCSVPGRLSLLSSTSKYKVTVAEVQRRLSPPECLNASLLGGVLRRAKSKNGGRSLREKLDKIGLNLPAGRRKAANVTLLTSLVEGEAVHLARDFGYVCETEFPSKAVAEYVNRQHSDPNEQVQRKNMLLATKQICKEFTDLLSQDRSPLGNSRPQPILEPGIQSCLTHFSLISHGFGTPAMCAALTALQNYLTEAIKAMDKMYLNNNPNSHSESVTKGGDKDEKHRK; translated from the exons ATGGAACGACAGAAGTCTGAATCTGACGGGGATAACAAAGGGACGGGGCGAGCAGACAGCCCCGTGAACAGTAAAAATGTGCCAGCCTTGATGCCCTCAGCGGCGGCTGGATTTTCACACGAATCAGAG GATCGTCACGACGGTACCAGCAACGGGACAGCGAGACTACCTCAGTTGGGGAGCGTGGGCCAGTCCCCGTACACAAGCGCCCCTCCGCTCTCCCACACCCCGAACTCCGACTTCCAGCCACCGTACTTTCCACCGCCCTACCAGCCCATCTATCCCCAGTCTCAGGACCCATATTCGCACGTCAACGACCCGTACTCTCTAAACTCCCTGCACGCCCAGCCGCAGCCGCAGCACCCGGGCTGGCCCGGGCAGAGGCAGAGCCAGGAGAGCAGCCTGCTCCACCAGCACCGGGGCTTACCGCACCAGCTCTGTCGGGAGTACCGCAGAGAGGTTCTCCTACCGTCGGGCCACGGGATCGAAACGGGACTCTCAGATTCTATCCCAATCCATGGAATACCTCACTCCTTAGAAGACGTTCAGGTAATCCAACACTTTTTG CATGTTGAGGACCAAGGAATTCACATCCCGGACCAGACTGTCATTAAGAAAG GTCCAGTTTCCTTATCCAAGAACAACAATGTCTCAGCCATCCCAATAAACAAAGACGGTCTTTTCGGCGGCGTGGTGAACCCCAACGAGGTGTTCTGTTCGGTTCCGGGTCGCCTGTCCCTGCTCAGCTCCACTTCAAAGTACAAGGTCACCGTAGCGGAAGTGCAGAGACGCCTCTCTCCGCCCGAGTGCCTGAACGCGTCTCTGCTGGGCGGAGTGCTGAGAAG GGCAAAATCTAAGAACGGTGGACGGTCCCTTAGAGAGAAATTGGATAAAATCGGTTTGAATCTTCCTGCCGGTCGACGCAAGGCAGCCAACGTCACGCTGCTGACATCACTGGTGGAAG GCGAAGCTGTTCATCTTGCCAGGGATTTTGGTTACGTATGCGAGACAGAGTTCCCTTCCAAGGCAGTGGCGGAATATGTTAACCGTCAGCATTCCGACCCAAACGAACAAGTCCAAAGAAAAAACATGCTATTGGCAACTAA GCAAATCTGCAAAGAATTCACAGACCTGCTTTCCCAGGACCGCTCGCCGTTGGGGAATTCTCGACCACAACCTATTCTTGAGCCGGGGATTCAGAGTTGTTTGACCCACTTTAGTCTAATTTCTCACGGATTCGGGACCCCGGCTATGTGCGCGGCCCTCACCGCCCTCCAGAACTATCTGACCGAGGCGATTAAAGCCATGGACAAAATGTACCTTAACAATAACCCCAACAGTCACTCAGAGAGCGTCACTAAAGGCGGAGACAAAGACGAGAAGCACAGAAAATGA
- the tfap2a gene encoding transcription factor AP-2-alpha isoform X6, translated as MLVHSFSAMDRHDGTSNGTARLPQLGSVGQSPYTSAPPLSHTPNSDFQPPYFPPPYQPIYPQSQDPYSHVNDPYSLNSLHAQPQPQHPGWPGQRQSQESSLLHQHRGLPHQLCREYRREVLLPSGHGIETGLSDSIPIHGIPHSLEDVQVIQHFLHVEDQGIHIPDQTVIKKGPVSLSKNNNVSAIPINKDGLFGGVVNPNEVFCSVPGRLSLLSSTSKYKVTVAEVQRRLSPPECLNASLLGGVLRRAKSKNGGRSLREKLDKIGLNLPAGRRKAANVTLLTSLVEGEAVHLARDFGYVCETEFPSKAVAEYVNRQHSDPNEQVQRKNMLLATKQICKEFTDLLSQDRSPLGNSRPQPILEPGIQSCLTHFSLISHGFGTPAMCAALTALQNYLTEAIKAMDKMYLNNNPNSHSESVTKGGDKDEKHRK; from the exons ATGTTAGTGCACAGTTTTTCCGCGATG GATCGTCACGACGGTACCAGCAACGGGACAGCGAGACTACCTCAGTTGGGGAGCGTGGGCCAGTCCCCGTACACAAGCGCCCCTCCGCTCTCCCACACCCCGAACTCCGACTTCCAGCCACCGTACTTTCCACCGCCCTACCAGCCCATCTATCCCCAGTCTCAGGACCCATATTCGCACGTCAACGACCCGTACTCTCTAAACTCCCTGCACGCCCAGCCGCAGCCGCAGCACCCGGGCTGGCCCGGGCAGAGGCAGAGCCAGGAGAGCAGCCTGCTCCACCAGCACCGGGGCTTACCGCACCAGCTCTGTCGGGAGTACCGCAGAGAGGTTCTCCTACCGTCGGGCCACGGGATCGAAACGGGACTCTCAGATTCTATCCCAATCCATGGAATACCTCACTCCTTAGAAGACGTTCAGGTAATCCAACACTTTTTG CATGTTGAGGACCAAGGAATTCACATCCCGGACCAGACTGTCATTAAGAAAG GTCCAGTTTCCTTATCCAAGAACAACAATGTCTCAGCCATCCCAATAAACAAAGACGGTCTTTTCGGCGGCGTGGTGAACCCCAACGAGGTGTTCTGTTCGGTTCCGGGTCGCCTGTCCCTGCTCAGCTCCACTTCAAAGTACAAGGTCACCGTAGCGGAAGTGCAGAGACGCCTCTCTCCGCCCGAGTGCCTGAACGCGTCTCTGCTGGGCGGAGTGCTGAGAAG GGCAAAATCTAAGAACGGTGGACGGTCCCTTAGAGAGAAATTGGATAAAATCGGTTTGAATCTTCCTGCCGGTCGACGCAAGGCAGCCAACGTCACGCTGCTGACATCACTGGTGGAAG GCGAAGCTGTTCATCTTGCCAGGGATTTTGGTTACGTATGCGAGACAGAGTTCCCTTCCAAGGCAGTGGCGGAATATGTTAACCGTCAGCATTCCGACCCAAACGAACAAGTCCAAAGAAAAAACATGCTATTGGCAACTAA GCAAATCTGCAAAGAATTCACAGACCTGCTTTCCCAGGACCGCTCGCCGTTGGGGAATTCTCGACCACAACCTATTCTTGAGCCGGGGATTCAGAGTTGTTTGACCCACTTTAGTCTAATTTCTCACGGATTCGGGACCCCGGCTATGTGCGCGGCCCTCACCGCCCTCCAGAACTATCTGACCGAGGCGATTAAAGCCATGGACAAAATGTACCTTAACAATAACCCCAACAGTCACTCAGAGAGCGTCACTAAAGGCGGAGACAAAGACGAGAAGCACAGAAAATGA
- the tfap2a gene encoding transcription factor AP-2-alpha isoform X8: protein MLVHSFSAMDRHDGTSNGTARLPQLGSVGQSPYTSAPPLSHTPNSDFQPPYFPPPYQPIYPQSQDPYSHVNDPYSLNSLHAQPQPQHPGWPGQRQSQESSLLHQHRGLPHQLCREYRREVLLPSGHGIETGLSDSIPIHGIPHSLEDVQHVEDQGIHIPDQTVIKKGPVSLSKNNNVSAIPINKDGLFGGVVNPNEVFCSVPGRLSLLSSTSKYKVTVAEVQRRLSPPECLNASLLGGVLRRAKSKNGGRSLREKLDKIGLNLPAGRRKAANVTLLTSLVEGEAVHLARDFGYVCETEFPSKAVAEYVNRQHSDPNEQVQRKNMLLATKQICKEFTDLLSQDRSPLGNSRPQPILEPGIQSCLTHFSLISHGFGTPAMCAALTALQNYLTEAIKAMDKMYLNNNPNSHSESVTKGGDKDEKHRK from the exons ATGTTAGTGCACAGTTTTTCCGCGATG GATCGTCACGACGGTACCAGCAACGGGACAGCGAGACTACCTCAGTTGGGGAGCGTGGGCCAGTCCCCGTACACAAGCGCCCCTCCGCTCTCCCACACCCCGAACTCCGACTTCCAGCCACCGTACTTTCCACCGCCCTACCAGCCCATCTATCCCCAGTCTCAGGACCCATATTCGCACGTCAACGACCCGTACTCTCTAAACTCCCTGCACGCCCAGCCGCAGCCGCAGCACCCGGGCTGGCCCGGGCAGAGGCAGAGCCAGGAGAGCAGCCTGCTCCACCAGCACCGGGGCTTACCGCACCAGCTCTGTCGGGAGTACCGCAGAGAGGTTCTCCTACCGTCGGGCCACGGGATCGAAACGGGACTCTCAGATTCTATCCCAATCCATGGAATACCTCACTCCTTAGAAGACGTTCAG CATGTTGAGGACCAAGGAATTCACATCCCGGACCAGACTGTCATTAAGAAAG GTCCAGTTTCCTTATCCAAGAACAACAATGTCTCAGCCATCCCAATAAACAAAGACGGTCTTTTCGGCGGCGTGGTGAACCCCAACGAGGTGTTCTGTTCGGTTCCGGGTCGCCTGTCCCTGCTCAGCTCCACTTCAAAGTACAAGGTCACCGTAGCGGAAGTGCAGAGACGCCTCTCTCCGCCCGAGTGCCTGAACGCGTCTCTGCTGGGCGGAGTGCTGAGAAG GGCAAAATCTAAGAACGGTGGACGGTCCCTTAGAGAGAAATTGGATAAAATCGGTTTGAATCTTCCTGCCGGTCGACGCAAGGCAGCCAACGTCACGCTGCTGACATCACTGGTGGAAG GCGAAGCTGTTCATCTTGCCAGGGATTTTGGTTACGTATGCGAGACAGAGTTCCCTTCCAAGGCAGTGGCGGAATATGTTAACCGTCAGCATTCCGACCCAAACGAACAAGTCCAAAGAAAAAACATGCTATTGGCAACTAA GCAAATCTGCAAAGAATTCACAGACCTGCTTTCCCAGGACCGCTCGCCGTTGGGGAATTCTCGACCACAACCTATTCTTGAGCCGGGGATTCAGAGTTGTTTGACCCACTTTAGTCTAATTTCTCACGGATTCGGGACCCCGGCTATGTGCGCGGCCCTCACCGCCCTCCAGAACTATCTGACCGAGGCGATTAAAGCCATGGACAAAATGTACCTTAACAATAACCCCAACAGTCACTCAGAGAGCGTCACTAAAGGCGGAGACAAAGACGAGAAGCACAGAAAATGA
- the tfap2a gene encoding transcription factor AP-2-alpha isoform X2: MERQKSESDGDNKGTGRADSPVNSKNVPALMPSAAAGFSHESEDRHDGTSNGTARLPQLGSVGQSPYTSAPPLSHTPNSDFQPPYFPPPYQPIYPQSQDPYSHVNDPYSLNSLHAQPQPQHPGWPGQRQSQESSLLHQHRGLPHQLCREYRREVLLPSGHGIETGLSDSIPIHGIPHSLEDVQHVEDQGIHIPDQTVIKKGPVSLSKNNNVSAIPINKDGLFGGVVNPNEVFCSVPGRLSLLSSTSKYKVTVAEVQRRLSPPECLNASLLGGVLRRAKSKNGGRSLREKLDKIGLNLPAGRRKAANVTLLTSLVEGEAVHLARDFGYVCETEFPSKAVAEYVNRQHSDPNEQVQRKNMLLATKQICKEFTDLLSQDRSPLGNSRPQPILEPGIQSCLTHFSLISHGFGTPAMCAALTALQNYLTEAIKAMDKMYLNNNPNSHSESVTKGGDKDEKHRK, from the exons ATGGAACGACAGAAGTCTGAATCTGACGGGGATAACAAAGGGACGGGGCGAGCAGACAGCCCCGTGAACAGTAAAAATGTGCCAGCCTTGATGCCCTCAGCGGCGGCTGGATTTTCACACGAATCAGAG GATCGTCACGACGGTACCAGCAACGGGACAGCGAGACTACCTCAGTTGGGGAGCGTGGGCCAGTCCCCGTACACAAGCGCCCCTCCGCTCTCCCACACCCCGAACTCCGACTTCCAGCCACCGTACTTTCCACCGCCCTACCAGCCCATCTATCCCCAGTCTCAGGACCCATATTCGCACGTCAACGACCCGTACTCTCTAAACTCCCTGCACGCCCAGCCGCAGCCGCAGCACCCGGGCTGGCCCGGGCAGAGGCAGAGCCAGGAGAGCAGCCTGCTCCACCAGCACCGGGGCTTACCGCACCAGCTCTGTCGGGAGTACCGCAGAGAGGTTCTCCTACCGTCGGGCCACGGGATCGAAACGGGACTCTCAGATTCTATCCCAATCCATGGAATACCTCACTCCTTAGAAGACGTTCAG CATGTTGAGGACCAAGGAATTCACATCCCGGACCAGACTGTCATTAAGAAAG GTCCAGTTTCCTTATCCAAGAACAACAATGTCTCAGCCATCCCAATAAACAAAGACGGTCTTTTCGGCGGCGTGGTGAACCCCAACGAGGTGTTCTGTTCGGTTCCGGGTCGCCTGTCCCTGCTCAGCTCCACTTCAAAGTACAAGGTCACCGTAGCGGAAGTGCAGAGACGCCTCTCTCCGCCCGAGTGCCTGAACGCGTCTCTGCTGGGCGGAGTGCTGAGAAG GGCAAAATCTAAGAACGGTGGACGGTCCCTTAGAGAGAAATTGGATAAAATCGGTTTGAATCTTCCTGCCGGTCGACGCAAGGCAGCCAACGTCACGCTGCTGACATCACTGGTGGAAG GCGAAGCTGTTCATCTTGCCAGGGATTTTGGTTACGTATGCGAGACAGAGTTCCCTTCCAAGGCAGTGGCGGAATATGTTAACCGTCAGCATTCCGACCCAAACGAACAAGTCCAAAGAAAAAACATGCTATTGGCAACTAA GCAAATCTGCAAAGAATTCACAGACCTGCTTTCCCAGGACCGCTCGCCGTTGGGGAATTCTCGACCACAACCTATTCTTGAGCCGGGGATTCAGAGTTGTTTGACCCACTTTAGTCTAATTTCTCACGGATTCGGGACCCCGGCTATGTGCGCGGCCCTCACCGCCCTCCAGAACTATCTGACCGAGGCGATTAAAGCCATGGACAAAATGTACCTTAACAATAACCCCAACAGTCACTCAGAGAGCGTCACTAAAGGCGGAGACAAAGACGAGAAGCACAGAAAATGA